One part of the Planctomycetota bacterium genome encodes these proteins:
- a CDS encoding MBL fold metallo-hydrolase — MSAGLSLRFLGTGTSAGVPMIGCRCETCTSADPRDRRSRCSVVVTHGETSVLVDTTPELRLQCVDNDVTDIDAVVFTHPHADHIAGLDDLRRFNALKGTSLDLWADAQTHGTLSRMFPYAFLKPGEGSPKLFRPSLVARTIDGPFEIGEMRWTPVRYPHSNVDALGFRVDVGGRSLAYCTDCNAMPTEAREHLRGLDLLVIDALQWRKHPTHLTIDEALEVVDDLQPARTLFTHMSHEVLFERDAPKLPEGVAFAVEGMLADIS; from the coding sequence ATGAGTGCGGGGCTGTCGCTGCGGTTCCTCGGCACGGGCACCAGCGCCGGCGTGCCGATGATCGGCTGTCGGTGCGAGACGTGCACGAGCGCCGACCCACGCGATCGCCGGTCACGGTGCAGCGTCGTCGTCACCCACGGCGAGACGAGTGTTCTCGTCGACACGACGCCCGAGCTCCGGCTGCAGTGCGTCGACAACGACGTGACCGACATCGATGCCGTCGTCTTCACGCACCCCCACGCGGATCACATTGCGGGCCTGGACGACCTGAGACGGTTCAACGCACTCAAGGGCACGAGCCTCGACCTCTGGGCCGACGCACAGACGCACGGCACGCTGTCGCGAATGTTTCCGTACGCCTTCCTGAAGCCCGGCGAAGGCTCGCCGAAGCTCTTTCGGCCGTCGCTCGTAGCCAGGACGATCGACGGCCCGTTCGAGATCGGCGAGATGCGTTGGACGCCCGTTCGATACCCGCACAGCAACGTCGACGCCCTCGGCTTCCGCGTCGACGTCGGCGGCCGAAGCCTGGCGTATTGCACCGACTGCAACGCGATGCCGACGGAAGCGCGCGAGCATCTTCGCGGGCTCGACCTGCTCGTCATCGACGCCCTGCAGTGGCGCAAGCACCCGACGCACCTGACCATCGACGAGGCGTTGGAAGTCGTCGACGACCTTCAGCCGGCAAGGACGCTCTTCACGCACATGAGCCACGAAGTGCTCTTCGAGCGCGACGCCCCCAAACTCCCCGAAGGCGTCGCGTTTGCGGTCGAGGGAATGCTCGCGGATATCTCTTGA
- the topA gene encoding type I DNA topoisomerase yields the protein MPATADNGTSRNGKKDLVIVESPAKAKTINQYLGPNFVVKASVGHVRDLPRKGMGVDLETFEPEYEIIEGKGKVITELKKAAKDADTVWLATDLDREGEAIAWHIKEALKLKDDRIKRVVFNAITKADVDRAFANPGELNIDRVNAQQARRILDRVVGFEISPVLWRKVARGLSAGRVQSVAVRLVVEREREIEAFVPDEYWKIGGIFTTEQKPELAEAWRDFLKSGEDGAEPAKKAQQVWLGEHGAFAADLVEWKGEKFEIDNAEQARDVAAALGLDVEQIAETENPDGKGPAATLKQVVGRLGQTPPFSVESIETKRTRSRPPGPFITSTLQQAASSRLSFGASRTMRVAQSLYEAGYITYMRTDSANLSPQATEMARTFIGNHFGDRYLPEKPRQFASRNKNAQEAHEAIRPTDVVASPKNLEGKLGPDDYKLYRLIYERFLACQMTEAEFDQTTIRIKSDTDAGTAIFRAGGRKLVFDGFMRVSGVTSDDQLLPELAKNMPMFAADIRPQQHFTSPPARFTEASLVKELESLGIGRPSTYASIIDTIQKREYVLNQNRSFFATLLGKVVTDKLMQAFPDIMEVGFTAEMEDKLDGIEEHKTDWIALLKEFYGPFHSGIDEALEKLDHAGGMPSPYVDEETGAKLVYRIGKNGFFLAAEDREINVTKPVDPFGKPMLREESEYNCPLDGAPMIKRKGRFGSFLGCSNYPECKFIVALDKNDEPLPPKIEPIETTILCEKDGAPMLLRDSKRGPFLGCSNFPKCRSTKMVRKLPKDQLDYINTLLPELRKRVEESHHLVSKMTGKPADSYGPLPVEHIEFEPEKPKKKKAAKKTAKKTAKKSSKKAATA from the coding sequence ATGCCCGCAACTGCCGACAATGGCACTTCCCGCAACGGCAAGAAGGATCTGGTCATCGTCGAAAGCCCCGCCAAGGCCAAGACGATCAACCAGTACCTCGGCCCGAACTTCGTCGTCAAGGCCTCCGTCGGCCACGTCCGCGACCTGCCTCGAAAGGGCATGGGCGTCGACCTGGAGACGTTCGAGCCCGAGTACGAAATCATCGAGGGCAAGGGCAAGGTCATCACGGAATTGAAGAAGGCCGCCAAGGACGCCGACACTGTCTGGCTCGCGACCGACCTCGACCGCGAGGGCGAAGCCATCGCCTGGCACATCAAGGAGGCGCTCAAGCTCAAGGACGATCGCATCAAGCGCGTCGTCTTCAACGCCATCACCAAAGCCGACGTCGACCGGGCCTTTGCCAATCCGGGCGAACTGAACATCGACCGCGTCAACGCCCAGCAGGCCAGGCGCATCCTCGATCGCGTCGTCGGTTTCGAAATCTCGCCGGTCCTGTGGCGGAAGGTTGCGCGCGGCCTCAGTGCCGGCCGCGTGCAGAGCGTGGCCGTCCGGCTGGTGGTCGAGCGCGAGCGCGAGATCGAGGCCTTCGTCCCCGACGAGTACTGGAAGATTGGCGGCATTTTCACGACCGAGCAGAAGCCCGAACTGGCAGAGGCCTGGCGCGACTTTCTGAAGTCAGGCGAAGACGGTGCCGAGCCGGCGAAGAAGGCTCAGCAGGTGTGGCTCGGCGAGCACGGCGCGTTCGCGGCCGACCTCGTCGAGTGGAAGGGCGAGAAGTTCGAGATCGACAACGCCGAGCAGGCCCGTGACGTCGCTGCCGCACTGGGCCTCGATGTCGAGCAAATTGCCGAGACCGAGAATCCTGACGGCAAAGGTCCGGCCGCGACGTTGAAGCAGGTCGTCGGCCGGCTCGGCCAGACGCCGCCGTTCAGCGTCGAGTCGATCGAGACCAAACGCACCCGCAGCCGTCCGCCGGGGCCCTTCATCACCAGCACGCTCCAGCAGGCGGCGTCGAGTCGGCTCAGCTTCGGCGCGAGCCGGACGATGCGTGTCGCCCAGTCGCTCTACGAGGCCGGGTACATCACGTACATGCGGACGGACTCGGCCAACCTCTCGCCGCAGGCGACGGAGATGGCCCGCACGTTCATCGGCAATCACTTCGGCGACCGCTACCTGCCAGAGAAGCCCCGGCAATTCGCCAGCCGCAACAAGAACGCCCAAGAAGCCCACGAAGCGATCCGCCCGACGGATGTCGTCGCGAGTCCGAAGAACCTCGAAGGCAAGCTCGGCCCGGACGACTACAAGCTCTACAGGTTGATCTACGAGCGGTTCCTCGCTTGCCAGATGACCGAGGCCGAGTTCGACCAGACGACGATCCGCATCAAGAGCGACACAGACGCCGGCACCGCGATCTTCCGCGCCGGCGGACGCAAGCTGGTCTTCGACGGGTTTATGCGTGTCAGCGGCGTGACGAGCGACGATCAGCTCCTGCCGGAACTGGCAAAGAACATGCCGATGTTCGCCGCCGACATCCGGCCGCAGCAGCACTTCACCTCGCCGCCGGCACGGTTCACCGAGGCTTCGCTTGTCAAGGAGCTCGAAAGCCTCGGCATCGGTCGGCCGTCGACCTATGCGTCGATCATCGACACGATTCAGAAGCGCGAGTACGTCCTCAACCAGAACCGGTCGTTCTTCGCCACGCTGCTCGGGAAGGTCGTCACCGACAAGCTGATGCAGGCCTTCCCCGACATCATGGAAGTCGGATTTACCGCCGAGATGGAGGACAAGCTCGACGGCATCGAGGAGCACAAGACCGACTGGATCGCACTGCTCAAGGAGTTCTACGGCCCGTTCCACAGCGGCATCGATGAGGCCCTGGAGAAGCTTGACCACGCCGGCGGCATGCCGTCGCCGTACGTCGACGAGGAGACCGGTGCGAAGCTCGTCTACCGCATCGGCAAGAACGGCTTCTTCCTGGCGGCGGAGGATCGCGAGATCAACGTCACCAAGCCCGTCGACCCGTTCGGCAAGCCGATGCTGCGGGAGGAGAGCGAGTACAACTGCCCGCTCGACGGCGCCCCGATGATCAAACGCAAAGGTCGCTTCGGGAGCTTCCTTGGGTGCAGCAACTACCCCGAGTGCAAGTTCATCGTCGCACTCGACAAGAACGACGAGCCGTTGCCGCCGAAGATCGAGCCGATCGAGACGACGATTCTGTGCGAGAAGGACGGCGCCCCGATGCTGCTGCGTGACTCGAAACGCGGCCCGTTCCTTGGCTGCAGCAACTTTCCCAAGTGCCGCAGCACGAAGATGGTCCGCAAGCTTCCGAAGGACCAACTCGACTACATCAACACGCTCCTGCCCGAACTGCGCAAACGCGTCGAGGAGAGCCATCACCTCGTCAGCAAGATGACTGGCAAACCCGCAGACAGCTACGGCCCGCTGCCCGTCGAACACATCGAGTTCGAGCCGGAGAAGCCCAAGAAGAAAAAGGCTGCCAAGAAAACGGCAAAGAAGACCGCGAAGAAGTCGAGCAAGAAGGCCGCGACCGCGTAG